One genomic segment of Acinetobacter sp. C26M includes these proteins:
- a CDS encoding cation diffusion facilitator family transporter, with product MGGHQGHDHSHAAVTEGNIKKLTIALILTSTFLVVEVVAGLITQSLALLSDAAHMFTDAAALAIALVAIKIAKRPADNKRTFGYQRFEILAALFNASMLFFVAMYILYEAYQRFTQPPEIQSVGMLIVATIGLIINLISMKLLMSSAAESLNMKGAYLEVLSDALGSVAVIVGAVVIYFTNWYWVDTILAVAIGFWVLPRTWILLKQSINILLEGVPEEVDIEKLRNDLLALDGVESIHQLKVWAITSKNIHLTVHLFAPRADRNQLHRAAIEMLSHEHGIAEVTLQIEDDEEMNCQHTHQHDEKAEHDPSHQH from the coding sequence ATGGGTGGACATCAAGGGCATGATCATAGTCATGCAGCGGTCACTGAAGGTAATATCAAAAAACTCACTATTGCGCTGATACTGACTTCAACCTTCTTAGTGGTTGAGGTGGTCGCGGGTTTAATCACCCAGAGTTTGGCATTATTGTCTGATGCAGCACATATGTTTACCGATGCTGCTGCATTGGCAATTGCTTTAGTGGCGATTAAAATTGCTAAACGTCCCGCAGATAATAAACGTACTTTTGGCTATCAGCGTTTTGAAATTCTGGCAGCCTTATTTAATGCCTCGATGCTGTTTTTTGTAGCAATGTACATTCTGTACGAAGCCTACCAACGTTTCACTCAGCCACCTGAAATTCAGAGTGTTGGCATGCTGATTGTGGCAACAATAGGTCTGATTATTAATTTAATTTCCATGAAATTGTTAATGTCCAGTGCAGCTGAAAGCCTGAATATGAAAGGCGCATATTTAGAAGTGTTAAGTGATGCACTCGGTTCGGTGGCAGTCATCGTGGGTGCAGTGGTGATCTATTTCACTAATTGGTATTGGGTCGATACCATTCTTGCAGTTGCGATTGGTTTCTGGGTATTGCCAAGAACATGGATTCTACTTAAGCAGAGTATCAATATCTTGTTGGAAGGCGTTCCAGAAGAGGTCGATATTGAAAAGCTGCGCAATGATCTACTGGCATTGGATGGTGTTGAGAGTATCCATCAATTAAAGGTTTGGGCGATTACCTCCAAGAATATTCATTTGACTGTGCATCTATTTGCACCAAGAGCTGATCGTAATCAATTACATCGTGCTGCGATTGAGATGTTATCGCATGAGCACGGGATTGCTGAGGTGACCTTGCAAATTGAAGATGATGAAGAAATGAATTGTCAGCATACCCATCAACATGATGAGAAAGCTGAACACGATCCTTCACATCAGCATTAA
- a CDS encoding sulfate ABC transporter substrate-binding protein, with translation MKTVLAAALLALGLNGVAQAATTFLNVSYDPTREFYQEYNQAFGQYWKKRTGQDVDFKQSHGGSGKQARSVIDGLQADVVTLALANDIDEIANAGLIRKDWQKQFKDNSAPYTSTVVFLVRKGNPKNIRDWNDLTKSGVEIITPNPKTGGAPRWIYLAAWGYALKQPGGNDTKARELVKKLYQNVKVLDSGARGSLTTFAERGIGDVLLSWENEALLATQGLGKDKFEIVYPSISILAEPSVAIVDKTVDKNGNRQLARGYLNFLYSPLGQDLAAKYYFRPRNPQVAAKYAQQFPKIKLFKINDVFGGWAKAQKTHFVNGAIFDQIYAEKP, from the coding sequence ATGAAAACAGTTTTAGCAGCGGCATTGTTGGCTTTGGGCCTAAATGGTGTGGCGCAAGCAGCGACTACTTTTTTAAATGTGTCTTATGATCCAACACGTGAGTTTTATCAAGAATATAATCAGGCTTTTGGGCAATATTGGAAGAAAAGAACAGGACAAGATGTTGACTTCAAGCAGTCGCATGGTGGCTCGGGTAAACAGGCGCGCTCAGTCATCGATGGCTTGCAGGCAGACGTCGTAACGCTCGCATTGGCCAATGATATTGATGAAATTGCCAATGCAGGTTTAATCCGTAAGGACTGGCAAAAACAATTTAAAGACAATTCAGCACCGTACACTTCAACTGTGGTGTTCTTGGTGCGTAAAGGCAACCCAAAGAATATCCGTGACTGGAATGATTTGACCAAGTCCGGTGTGGAAATCATTACCCCGAATCCGAAGACAGGTGGTGCACCGCGCTGGATTTATTTGGCGGCTTGGGGTTATGCACTCAAACAACCTGGTGGTAACGATACTAAAGCACGTGAGTTGGTAAAAAAACTCTATCAAAATGTCAAAGTCTTGGATTCTGGTGCACGTGGATCACTCACCACTTTTGCTGAGCGCGGCATTGGTGATGTACTGTTGTCTTGGGAAAATGAGGCTTTATTGGCGACTCAAGGTTTGGGTAAAGATAAATTTGAAATTGTGTATCCATCGATTTCCATTTTGGCAGAGCCTTCGGTTGCCATCGTTGATAAAACTGTAGATAAAAATGGTAATCGTCAGTTGGCACGTGGTTACTTAAATTTCCTTTATTCACCTTTAGGACAAGATCTTGCTGCGAAATATTATTTCCGTCCGCGTAACCCGCAAGTGGCAGCAAAATATGCGCAGCAATTTCCAAAGATTAAACTTTTCAAAATTAATGACGTGTTTGGTGGTTGGGCAAAAGCACAAAAAACCCATTTTGTGAATGGTGCGATTTTTGATCAAATTTATGCGGAAAAACCATAA
- a CDS encoding efflux RND transporter periplasmic adaptor subunit, which produces MSTNKSKKQWFWVILVVAVGLVLSALLFFTGKNKASGDAAAADSHAEGEEGHAEGEAGHAEESEEGSLNLSPKQMTEYGVKLAQVGVGEVGQQFAYPAKLVTNTDQQAHVSATFAGRVESVNAVLGQQVKKGQVLATLFIPDLVDQQANLSIAQEALTLAQQDYQREKQLWEQGVSARQDYQRAYNAYRQAQIQVQAARSRLSALGASSGSQGRYVLTAPLSGVVSLKDIVVGEQITADKQLFVIDQLDQLWIEFILPSVNNINVQPDQQIEFKSLQTNNSFKAQIQTLTTAADTQTGRLQVRAKVLTPAKELRPNLMVNVLLDGTDKKPVLRVAKAAIQQIEGKATVFVAKQEKDQMHFSPTPVQLGNYSSDGQWVEIQSGLTEKQQYVSQGSFLLKSEIEKGEAEHGH; this is translated from the coding sequence ATGTCGACAAATAAATCTAAAAAGCAGTGGTTTTGGGTCATTCTGGTTGTTGCGGTTGGCTTAGTCCTCAGCGCGTTATTATTTTTCACTGGCAAGAATAAAGCCAGTGGTGATGCTGCTGCAGCGGATAGCCATGCTGAAGGTGAGGAAGGACATGCTGAAGGTGAAGCTGGGCATGCTGAGGAAAGTGAGGAAGGCAGTTTAAATCTAAGCCCAAAACAGATGACTGAATATGGGGTTAAACTGGCTCAGGTTGGGGTGGGCGAAGTCGGACAGCAATTTGCATATCCAGCCAAATTGGTCACCAATACCGACCAGCAAGCGCATGTTTCAGCAACGTTTGCTGGACGAGTGGAAAGCGTCAATGCAGTACTCGGTCAGCAAGTCAAGAAAGGGCAAGTCTTAGCCACCTTGTTTATCCCTGACTTGGTGGATCAGCAAGCTAATTTAAGTATTGCACAAGAAGCTTTAACGCTTGCACAGCAAGATTATCAACGTGAAAAACAACTTTGGGAACAAGGGGTTTCTGCGCGTCAGGATTATCAACGTGCTTATAACGCTTATCGTCAGGCACAGATTCAGGTACAGGCTGCACGTAGCCGGTTATCTGCCTTGGGCGCATCCAGTGGCAGTCAGGGTCGCTATGTCTTGACCGCACCTTTGAGCGGTGTAGTGAGTCTGAAAGATATTGTGGTGGGTGAGCAAATTACCGCCGATAAGCAATTATTTGTAATTGATCAGCTGGACCAACTCTGGATTGAGTTTATTTTACCAAGTGTGAATAACATCAATGTCCAACCAGATCAGCAGATCGAGTTTAAGTCGCTGCAAACCAATAATAGCTTTAAAGCACAAATTCAGACTTTGACTACTGCGGCAGATACCCAGACAGGTCGTTTGCAGGTGCGTGCCAAAGTGTTAACCCCAGCCAAAGAATTACGCCCTAATCTGATGGTTAACGTGTTGTTAGATGGCACGGACAAGAAGCCTGTACTTCGTGTTGCCAAAGCAGCGATTCAGCAGATTGAAGGCAAAGCCACGGTTTTTGTTGCTAAGCAAGAGAAAGACCAGATGCATTTCAGCCCAACCCCAGTACAACTGGGTAATTATTCAAGTGATGGACAGTGGGTGGAAATCCAATCGGGTCTGACCGAAAAGCAACAATATGTCAGTCAAGGCAGTTTCCTTTTGAAATCTGAGATCGAGAAGGGAGAGGCTGAGCATGGACACTAA
- a CDS encoding amino acid permease, whose protein sequence is MQSSNSNANSEPTTLKRAMSTRHLVMLSLGGAIGTGLFLGSGEVIAQTGPVGAIIAYVLGGLIAYMVMLCLGELAVHMPVAGSFGAYAQKYIGPGTGYMISWVYWLTWTATLGTEFTAAALLMQEWFPHISMWIWTIIFAVTILGLNLTSTRMFAESEFWLALVKVVTVIAFIILGLLAIFGLISFNGYESAPLFHNLTAHGWFPQGLIPIFTTMLIVNFAFSGTELIGVAAGETKDPAENVPKAINAAIWRLLIFFVGTIIVISALLPFQVAGLGGEGVSSSPFVTVFNYIGIPYADDIIRFVIITALLSAANSGLYAASRMMWSLSDQRQLPSVFSRLSKSGTPIIALVVTMFGAIPGLLSEHFAPETIFKNLLGVAAFTMVIVWMSICWSQFNFRRQWYKAGHTAKDLKFAAPLYPIVPILGFIFCFITGLSMAADPEMQAGFIGCLLFIAACYLSHYIFYRNRK, encoded by the coding sequence ATGCAATCTTCCAACTCAAATGCGAACTCAGAACCTACAACGCTAAAACGTGCCATGAGCACTCGCCATTTAGTCATGCTTTCTTTAGGTGGCGCAATTGGTACTGGCTTGTTTTTAGGTTCTGGCGAAGTTATCGCTCAAACCGGTCCTGTGGGTGCAATTATTGCCTATGTTTTAGGTGGTTTAATTGCTTATATGGTCATGCTCTGCTTAGGTGAGCTTGCAGTACACATGCCTGTTGCTGGATCTTTTGGTGCATACGCTCAAAAATATATTGGTCCAGGCACAGGTTACATGATTTCTTGGGTTTACTGGCTGACGTGGACCGCAACTTTAGGTACAGAATTTACCGCTGCCGCCTTGCTGATGCAGGAATGGTTTCCACACATTTCCATGTGGATTTGGACCATCATCTTTGCTGTCACCATTTTGGGTCTAAATCTCACCTCAACCCGAATGTTTGCCGAATCAGAATTCTGGCTCGCACTGGTTAAAGTTGTGACTGTAATTGCCTTCATCATTTTAGGCTTGTTGGCAATTTTTGGTTTGATCTCATTCAATGGCTATGAATCGGCACCGTTATTCCACAACTTAACTGCTCATGGTTGGTTCCCGCAAGGGCTTATTCCGATCTTTACCACCATGTTGATTGTAAACTTTGCCTTTTCAGGTACAGAGTTAATTGGTGTTGCGGCAGGTGAAACCAAAGACCCTGCTGAGAATGTTCCAAAGGCAATCAATGCCGCGATCTGGCGTTTATTGATTTTCTTTGTCGGTACGATCATTGTGATCAGCGCGCTATTACCATTCCAAGTCGCGGGCTTAGGTGGTGAAGGGGTGAGTAGCAGTCCTTTCGTGACGGTATTTAACTACATTGGTATTCCTTATGCCGACGACATTATCCGTTTCGTAATTATTACAGCATTGCTTTCTGCTGCAAACTCAGGTCTCTATGCTGCATCACGTATGATGTGGTCTTTATCCGATCAGCGTCAGTTACCAAGTGTATTCTCGCGCTTATCAAAAAGTGGCACGCCGATCATTGCGCTTGTTGTCACCATGTTTGGTGCGATTCCGGGTCTGTTATCAGAACACTTTGCCCCTGAAACGATTTTTAAGAATTTATTGGGTGTTGCAGCATTCACCATGGTCATCGTGTGGATGAGTATTTGCTGGAGTCAATTTAACTTTAGACGCCAATGGTACAAGGCTGGTCATACCGCAAAAGATTTAAAATTTGCTGCACCGCTTTATCCTATCGTGCCCATCTTAGGCTTTATCTTCTGTTTTATTACAGGGTTAAGTATGGCAGCAGATCCTGAGATGCAAGCAGGCTTTATCGGTTGTTTGCTGTTTATTGCTGCATGTTATTTGAGCCATTACATTTTTTACCGTAATCGCAAATAA
- the rsmH gene encoding 16S rRNA (cytosine(1402)-N(4))-methyltransferase RsmH has protein sequence MSHISVLLHETVDGVLAGRDTGIFVDATFGRGGHTKLLLSKLDANARVYAFDKDPQALEVAAQLEQEDPRFKIIHASFADIQEELANIGIHEVDGIMADLGVSSPQLDQAERGFSFMQNGPLDMRMDNSQGPTAAQWLLEIEEEKLANIIYQYGEERYSRRIAKAIKLAGEMTTTAQLAEVVKTAHPKWEKHKHPATRTFQAIRIAINKELDDIETFLPQAVDLLKATGQLAVISFHSLEDRLIKQFIQKESSLPEDSGWGMPQAQVDTRRLKKVSRIRASEAEVKANPRSRSAWLRVAERLEQKG, from the coding sequence ATGTCGCATATTTCTGTCTTACTTCATGAAACCGTTGATGGCGTATTGGCAGGCCGCGATACTGGTATTTTTGTCGATGCGACCTTTGGTCGTGGTGGGCATACCAAGTTATTACTCTCAAAATTGGATGCCAATGCGCGCGTCTATGCCTTTGATAAAGATCCACAAGCCCTTGAGGTTGCAGCACAATTAGAACAAGAAGATCCGCGTTTTAAAATTATTCATGCCAGTTTTGCTGATATTCAAGAAGAACTCGCTAACATTGGCATTCATGAAGTTGATGGCATTATGGCTGATCTGGGGGTTTCATCACCACAGTTGGATCAGGCAGAGCGTGGTTTTAGTTTTATGCAAAATGGGCCACTCGATATGCGTATGGACAATTCACAAGGTCCAACGGCTGCGCAATGGCTGCTTGAAATAGAAGAAGAAAAACTCGCAAATATTATTTACCAATACGGCGAAGAACGTTATAGCCGTCGTATTGCCAAAGCGATTAAACTAGCGGGTGAAATGACCACAACAGCACAATTGGCAGAAGTGGTTAAAACAGCACATCCAAAGTGGGAAAAGCATAAGCATCCTGCGACGCGTACCTTCCAAGCGATTCGCATAGCGATTAACAAAGAACTTGATGATATCGAGACTTTTTTGCCGCAAGCTGTAGACCTATTAAAGGCAACAGGGCAGTTGGCAGTGATTAGCTTTCACTCTTTGGAAGATCGTTTAATTAAGCAGTTTATTCAAAAAGAATCGAGTTTGCCTGAAGATTCAGGCTGGGGTATGCCCCAAGCACAGGTTGATACTCGACGTTTAAAGAAAGTTTCTCGTATTCGTGCGAGTGAAGCAGAAGTAAAAGCAAATCCTCGTTCACGTAGTGCATGGTTGCGTGTGGCAGAGCGTTTAGAGCAAAAAGGCTAA
- the gltX gene encoding glutamate--tRNA ligase, with protein sequence MKVRTRIAPSPTGFPHVGTAYIALFNLCFAKQHGGEFILRIEDTDQLRSTPESEKMILDSLRWLGLNWSEGPDVGGPHAPYRQSERMGIYKQYALDLVEKGHAFYCFATAEELDQMRAEQQARGETPKYDGRGLKLSQEEVQRRLAAGEPHVIRMKVPEEGICKINDLLRGEVEIPWAQVDMQVLLKTDGLPTYHLANVVDDHLMEITHVLRGEEWLPSAPKHQLLYQYFGWDMPTLCHMPLLRNPDKSKLSKRKNPTSINYYRDIGVLPEALLNYLGRMGWSMPDEREVFTLEDMIQNFDVQRVSLGGPIFDVEKLNWLNGQWIKGLTPGQLLDRLLAWKSDRQTLEDIAAAIQPRINLLSEAVNWAGFYFNHMPQISKEQFESKKLTEEQVRQSLQFAIWRLESQFTWNNDTVSQTLMDLANQMEIKLRDFMPAFFIAIAGSTSSTPVMQSMVTLGPDLTFARLRHALELIGGPSKKELKVWEKLNESLKLPKNDANSET encoded by the coding sequence ATGAAAGTCCGTACCCGTATTGCGCCTTCTCCTACAGGTTTTCCACATGTAGGCACAGCTTATATTGCATTATTTAATCTATGTTTTGCCAAACAGCATGGCGGTGAATTTATTTTACGTATTGAAGATACGGATCAACTTCGCTCAACACCTGAATCTGAAAAAATGATTTTAGATTCTTTACGCTGGTTAGGTTTGAACTGGTCAGAAGGTCCTGATGTAGGTGGTCCACATGCACCTTACCGCCAATCAGAGCGTATGGGGATTTATAAGCAATACGCCTTGGATCTGGTTGAAAAAGGCCATGCTTTCTATTGTTTCGCAACCGCAGAAGAACTTGATCAAATGCGTGCTGAACAGCAAGCACGTGGTGAAACACCGAAATACGACGGTCGTGGTTTAAAACTCTCACAAGAAGAAGTACAACGTCGTCTTGCTGCGGGTGAGCCCCATGTGATTCGTATGAAAGTACCAGAGGAAGGTATTTGTAAAATTAATGACTTACTTCGTGGTGAAGTTGAGATTCCATGGGCGCAAGTTGACATGCAAGTGTTATTAAAAACTGATGGTTTACCAACCTATCATCTTGCCAATGTGGTCGATGACCATCTAATGGAAATCACCCATGTCTTACGTGGGGAAGAATGGTTACCATCTGCACCGAAACACCAATTGCTGTATCAATATTTTGGCTGGGATATGCCAACACTATGCCACATGCCATTGTTACGCAACCCAGATAAATCAAAGTTATCTAAACGTAAAAACCCAACCTCAATCAACTACTATCGTGACATCGGTGTACTACCAGAAGCCTTGTTGAATTACTTAGGTCGTATGGGGTGGTCAATGCCTGATGAACGTGAAGTCTTCACCTTAGAAGACATGATTCAAAACTTTGATGTACAGCGTGTTTCACTGGGTGGACCAATCTTTGACGTTGAAAAACTCAACTGGCTTAATGGTCAATGGATCAAAGGATTAACGCCAGGACAACTTCTAGATCGTTTATTGGCTTGGAAAAGTGACCGCCAAACTCTGGAAGATATCGCAGCAGCGATTCAACCACGTATCAATTTGCTCTCTGAAGCCGTCAATTGGGCTGGTTTTTACTTCAACCATATGCCACAAATCAGCAAAGAGCAGTTTGAAAGCAAAAAATTGACCGAAGAGCAAGTCCGTCAGAGCTTACAATTCGCCATTTGGCGTTTAGAAAGCCAGTTTACGTGGAACAATGACACGGTCAGCCAAACCTTAATGGACTTGGCGAATCAGATGGAAATCAAATTACGTGATTTCATGCCAGCTTTCTTTATTGCGATTGCAGGTTCAACCAGTTCAACGCCTGTCATGCAATCGATGGTTACTCTCGGCCCAGATTTGACTTTTGCACGTTTACGTCACGCCCTAGAACTTATTGGTGGACCAAGCAAGAAAGAGCTGAAAGTTTGGGAAAAGTTAAATGAATCACTAAAATTGCCGAAAAATGATGCAAATAGTGAGACTTAA
- a CDS encoding CusA/CzcA family heavy metal efflux RND transporter, with protein MDTKDKLQLPPAEGLFDRIIQFSIRNAIWVMLFVVAWIGVGIYSYQKLSIDAVPDITNVQVQINSQAGGFTAPEVEQRITYPIENAMSGIPNLEQTRSISRYGLSQVTVIFKDGTDIYWARQLINQRLQEAKSALPDDIDPQMSPISTGLGEIYQWVIKAEPNAKKADGTPYQAMDLREIQDWIVRPQLQRVPGVAEINTIGGYNKTYVVSPDLKRLQQLQIPLTDLQTVLTENNENRGAGFIEENGQQLTVRIPGMLKTVQDIENVTVSTKNGLPIRVADVATVSIGHDLRTGGATYNGEETVLGIAMMMMGENSKSIAQALDSKMQEIKRSLPEGVVVETVYNRSNLVDKAIKTVAKNLIEGAILVIVILFVFLGNFRAALITACIIPLSMLFTLTGMAEQKISANLMSLGALDFGIIVDGAVVIVENCIRRLAEAQHHKGRLLTRSERFTEVFLAAKQARRPLIFGQIIIMVVYLPIFALAGVEAKMFHPMAMTVVLALIGAIILSVTFVPAAVALFVTGEVKEKESRWMAALKSGYEGLLDKAYAFRYVVVAGAFTILVLTAAIGSRVGSEFAPQLSEGDFALQLMRAPSTGIEESLKIQESVEKQLLAEFPEIKAIFARTGTAEVATDVMPPNISDAVVLLKPRDQWPDKSETIDDLRTRMLAYVEKIPGNNSEFSQPIELRFNELISGVRSDIGVKVFGDDMQVLNQEAEKVAQTLRTITGASEVKVEQTDGLPLLNVDIDHALAAQYGLSVKSIQDLVAASIGGQSVGQILQGDRRFDFVVRLDDVMRTPQQLAMLPIQLPNGGLIKLQDVAKVENILGLAQLSRENGKRRVVVTTNVRDRDLGSFVGEMQQKLAQQKLPSGYWLGYGGQFENLASAKARMQIVVPLALLMIFILLMAVFNNFKESLLVFSGVPFALSGGLVALWLRDIPLSMSAGVGFIALSGVAVLNGLVMLSFIKELREQYDVHYATWHGAVLRLRPVLMTAFVASLGFIPMAIATGTGAEVQRPLATVVIGGIISSTLLTLLILPVVYRWMNEAKQSKGQESAI; from the coding sequence ATGGACACTAAAGATAAGTTGCAGCTTCCTCCTGCGGAAGGCTTGTTTGATCGGATTATTCAGTTTTCAATCCGCAATGCGATTTGGGTCATGCTGTTTGTGGTGGCGTGGATTGGGGTCGGCATTTACAGCTACCAAAAACTGTCGATTGATGCCGTGCCTGACATTACTAACGTACAGGTACAAATTAACAGCCAAGCAGGTGGATTCACTGCCCCTGAGGTTGAACAGCGAATTACTTATCCAATTGAAAATGCCATGTCGGGTATTCCTAATTTGGAACAAACCCGTTCGATCTCCCGTTACGGCTTATCCCAAGTCACGGTAATCTTTAAAGATGGTACTGATATCTATTGGGCACGTCAGCTGATTAACCAGCGCTTACAGGAAGCCAAAAGTGCTTTGCCTGATGATATTGATCCGCAGATGTCACCGATTTCAACGGGTCTAGGGGAGATCTATCAATGGGTGATCAAGGCTGAACCGAATGCCAAAAAGGCCGATGGTACACCTTATCAGGCCATGGACCTACGTGAAATTCAGGACTGGATTGTTCGTCCTCAATTACAACGTGTGCCAGGTGTTGCTGAAATCAATACCATTGGGGGATATAACAAGACCTATGTGGTTTCTCCTGATCTAAAACGTTTACAGCAACTGCAAATTCCTTTAACCGATTTACAAACCGTACTCACTGAAAATAATGAAAACCGTGGTGCTGGTTTTATTGAAGAAAATGGGCAGCAGCTTACGGTACGTATTCCAGGCATGTTGAAAACCGTACAGGACATCGAGAATGTTACGGTTAGTACCAAGAATGGTTTACCAATCCGTGTTGCCGATGTTGCAACGGTTTCGATTGGACATGATTTGAGAACCGGTGGTGCTACCTATAACGGTGAAGAAACCGTACTGGGTATCGCGATGATGATGATGGGTGAGAACAGTAAATCCATCGCTCAAGCGCTAGACAGCAAAATGCAGGAAATCAAACGTTCATTGCCTGAAGGAGTAGTGGTCGAAACGGTGTATAACCGTAGTAATTTGGTTGATAAAGCCATTAAAACGGTGGCGAAGAATCTGATTGAAGGCGCAATTCTGGTCATCGTGATTCTGTTTGTGTTCTTAGGAAACTTCCGTGCGGCATTGATTACCGCCTGTATTATTCCCTTATCTATGCTGTTTACCCTGACAGGGATGGCGGAGCAGAAAATCAGTGCCAACCTGATGAGTTTAGGCGCATTGGACTTCGGGATTATTGTCGATGGTGCAGTGGTGATTGTCGAAAACTGTATTCGACGGTTGGCAGAAGCACAGCACCATAAAGGTCGACTCCTGACCCGTTCAGAACGTTTTACTGAAGTCTTCTTGGCGGCAAAGCAGGCACGACGTCCGCTGATCTTTGGACAAATCATCATCATGGTGGTGTATTTACCGATTTTTGCACTGGCAGGTGTAGAAGCGAAAATGTTCCACCCAATGGCAATGACAGTAGTGTTGGCATTGATTGGTGCGATTATTTTATCCGTTACCTTTGTTCCTGCTGCCGTGGCTTTATTTGTTACCGGTGAAGTCAAAGAGAAAGAAAGTCGCTGGATGGCGGCATTAAAAAGTGGTTATGAAGGCTTGCTGGATAAAGCTTATGCATTTCGTTATGTTGTGGTCGCTGGTGCATTTACGATTCTAGTCTTAACTGCTGCGATTGGCTCGCGTGTCGGCAGTGAGTTTGCACCACAACTGAGTGAAGGTGACTTTGCTTTACAGTTGATGCGTGCACCAAGTACTGGAATTGAAGAGTCGCTGAAAATTCAGGAAAGTGTTGAGAAACAATTGTTAGCAGAGTTCCCTGAAATCAAAGCAATCTTTGCCCGTACAGGTACCGCAGAGGTGGCAACGGATGTGATGCCACCGAATATTTCAGATGCTGTGGTGTTATTAAAGCCACGCGATCAATGGCCAGATAAGTCGGAAACCATCGATGATCTTCGGACTCGAATGCTGGCCTATGTGGAGAAAATCCCAGGTAACAACAGTGAGTTTTCACAACCAATTGAACTACGTTTCAATGAGTTGATTTCAGGTGTACGTAGTGATATCGGAGTCAAGGTCTTTGGTGACGATATGCAGGTATTGAACCAAGAGGCTGAGAAAGTTGCCCAAACGCTGAGAACTATCACGGGCGCAAGCGAAGTCAAAGTTGAGCAGACCGATGGCTTACCTTTACTCAATGTCGATATCGATCATGCGTTGGCTGCACAATATGGCTTATCAGTGAAATCAATTCAGGACTTGGTCGCTGCCAGTATTGGTGGACAGAGTGTTGGACAGATTTTACAGGGCGACCGTCGTTTTGATTTTGTGGTGCGTTTGGATGATGTGATGCGGACACCTCAGCAATTGGCGATGTTACCGATTCAACTGCCGAATGGTGGTTTAATCAAATTGCAAGATGTAGCTAAAGTTGAAAACATCTTAGGTTTGGCACAGCTTAGTCGTGAGAACGGTAAGCGCCGTGTTGTGGTCACCACTAATGTACGAGACCGTGATTTAGGATCTTTCGTGGGTGAAATGCAACAGAAACTTGCACAGCAAAAATTACCAAGTGGTTATTGGCTCGGTTATGGCGGTCAGTTTGAAAATCTTGCCTCTGCAAAAGCCAGAATGCAAATTGTGGTGCCATTGGCATTACTGATGATTTTTATTCTGCTGATGGCAGTGTTCAATAACTTTAAAGAGAGTTTGCTCGTGTTTAGTGGCGTGCCGTTTGCCTTGTCAGGTGGTTTAGTTGCACTGTGGCTACGCGATATTCCATTGTCGATGTCGGCAGGTGTCGGTTTTATTGCGCTCTCTGGTGTCGCAGTGCTGAATGGTTTGGTGATGTTGAGCTTTATCAAAGAGCTGCGAGAGCAATATGATGTTCATTATGCCACATGGCATGGTGCGGTATTACGTTTACGTCCCGTGTTAATGACGGCTTTTGTTGCATCACTCGGCTTTATTCCAATGGCGATTGCCACAGGTACAGGTGCAGAAGTTCAGCGTCCACTGGCAACCGTGGTGATTGGTGGGATTATTTCATCCACCTTGCTGACTTTGTTGATCTTGCCTGTGGTGTACCGTTGGATGAATGAAGCCAAACAGAGCAAAGGTCAGGAAAGTGCAATTTAA
- a CDS encoding cell division protein FtsL codes for MNNNNDDGDVVASSKKGLKKLAVYAVLVALVFTSAMMVVFQVFEYRHDYRDLSAYMRERDDLNAEWGRLLIEQQTFGATAQIGSRAVTQLRMFSPPATQTVVISLPMTSKQDK; via the coding sequence ATGAATAACAACAATGATGATGGCGATGTAGTAGCAAGCAGCAAAAAAGGTCTGAAAAAGCTTGCTGTCTATGCTGTACTTGTTGCACTGGTGTTCACAAGTGCAATGATGGTGGTATTTCAGGTATTTGAATATCGTCATGATTATCGTGACTTGAGTGCATATATGCGTGAAAGAGATGATCTAAACGCAGAATGGGGGCGTTTATTGATTGAGCAGCAAACCTTTGGTGCAACTGCACAGATTGGTTCGCGTGCAGTAACGCAACTCCGTATGTTCTCACCACCAGCGACGCAGACGGTCGTGATTTCTTTACCTATGACTTCAAAGCAAGATAAATAA